The following are encoded together in the Candidatus Hydrogenedentota bacterium genome:
- a CDS encoding glycosyltransferase encodes MKICILNVLHGPFDKRMFHKVGMSLVAAGHEVVSICPRGEFSGPERDGIHFHYIPASGSKVHRLRALAYLFWLGRRARADLYLAPEPESWVAALLIKCTRRCRVVFDMHEHVPTEFAKFFPAFLREGVVWLTRRAMRGMARFTDYIILTRESFDFEWDGLSTPRGVVINSNHVQPRCNEVPDAIRKRIGEGPVVLHQGTFGTIRGSWQLLNAMKIVRKKVPGVRCVVLGHYAYGDFDKYKRAIERTGLSENFQLVDTVPYEEVPAWIAACDVGLILFQPGLVNHTLAMPHKLFDYMREAKPVVAPDFAIEVARIVDDAACGVLVEVTEARAIAKAIVRLLSDPALARRLGESGRKAVEDRYNWQHEEAKLLAAIQSLERG; translated from the coding sequence GTGAAGATTTGTATCCTCAACGTGCTCCACGGTCCTTTCGACAAGCGTATGTTTCACAAAGTGGGTATGTCGCTCGTCGCCGCGGGCCACGAGGTTGTGTCCATCTGTCCGCGCGGTGAATTTAGCGGCCCTGAGCGCGACGGCATTCACTTTCACTACATCCCGGCGTCGGGCTCAAAGGTTCACCGGCTGAGGGCGCTGGCGTATCTCTTCTGGCTGGGCCGCCGGGCGCGTGCGGACCTGTATCTCGCGCCCGAGCCCGAATCGTGGGTGGCGGCGCTGCTAATCAAGTGCACGCGCCGCTGTCGTGTCGTTTTTGACATGCACGAACATGTGCCCACGGAGTTCGCGAAATTCTTTCCCGCGTTCCTGCGGGAGGGCGTCGTCTGGCTCACGCGCCGCGCGATGCGGGGCATGGCGCGTTTTACCGACTACATCATCCTCACGCGGGAGAGCTTCGACTTCGAGTGGGACGGGCTCTCCACACCGCGCGGCGTGGTCATAAATTCCAACCACGTCCAGCCCCGCTGCAACGAAGTGCCGGACGCCATTCGCAAACGCATTGGCGAGGGTCCCGTCGTGCTGCATCAGGGGACCTTCGGCACAATCCGCGGTTCATGGCAACTGCTCAACGCCATGAAGATCGTCCGTAAGAAAGTGCCCGGCGTCCGCTGCGTTGTGCTGGGGCACTATGCCTACGGCGATTTCGACAAGTACAAGCGCGCCATTGAGCGGACGGGACTCTCGGAAAATTTCCAGCTCGTGGACACCGTGCCCTACGAAGAGGTGCCGGCCTGGATCGCGGCCTGCGACGTGGGGCTCATTCTTTTTCAACCGGGGCTCGTAAATCACACCCTGGCCATGCCCCATAAGCTTTTCGATTATATGCGCGAGGCGAAGCCCGTGGTCGCGCCGGATTTCGCCATTGAAGTGGCCCGAATTGTGGATGACGCCGCGTGCGGTGTGCTGGTGGAGGTGACCGAGGCCAGGGCCATCGCGAAGGCCATCGTGCGGCTCCTGAGCGACCCCGCGCTCGCGCGGCGGCTCGGTGAAAGCGGTCGCAAAGCCGTGGAAGATCGCTATAACTGGCAGCACGAAGAGGCGAAGCTCCTCGCCGCGATTCAGTCGCTGGAGCGGGGCTAG
- the asnB gene encoding asparagine synthase (glutamine-hydrolyzing), which yields MCGIAGIAGNQSPALIERMTRFLAHRGPDGEGFHVGAGIALGHRRLVVLDREGGAQPMHDATGRYTLVYNGEIYNYRALREALRAEGYLFHTQCDTEVVLAALIHWGEAALRRLQGMFAFALWDQAEERLLLARDPLGVKPLYYARVQNGLYFASEMKSILCCPEVSREMDSEGLEDYLTFLYTVPPRTIYRDICQLPAGHCATWRSGEWRERRYWHWPMSMPEADEAAWLERLGSHLETHMPHYAEADVPVGALLSGGLDSACIVAQLARTTSPQTFSIGFGAEGGRLDETQAARASARHFGSTHRELRAEADVAALLPAMVRHFDEPFGNPTALLTYVLAEEVRKYVTVVLSGDGGDEVFGGYRRYQGIALSDRLAWAPRAIWRGSAALMSLFPSGTSSPASIRRLQGFVTAQGRDPVARYAAWTVYHDRASLDGLYAPELRRQLAGRDPLAHLRALATESASLGPVNQAMYLDLNTFLPNNVLRYGDRMSMAHGLELRVPLADPVLASTFLSMPVRFKVDGGTTKVLLREHLKGRVPDGVITRPKLGLNPPMGAWLNDALRPILEDHLSEACLKQRGCFAPAAVAKLMEEHRRGWRDHTWRLWSLIVFEEWRRAYMD from the coding sequence ATGTGTGGCATCGCTGGCATCGCTGGAAATCAGAGCCCCGCTCTGATCGAGCGCATGACCCGGTTTCTTGCGCATCGAGGCCCCGATGGCGAGGGGTTTCACGTGGGCGCGGGCATCGCACTGGGCCATCGTCGCCTGGTGGTGCTGGATCGCGAGGGCGGCGCCCAACCCATGCACGACGCCACGGGGCGTTACACGCTGGTCTACAATGGCGAGATCTACAACTACCGCGCACTGCGCGAGGCGCTGCGCGCGGAGGGATACCTGTTCCATACCCAGTGTGACACGGAAGTGGTGCTGGCCGCCCTGATTCACTGGGGCGAGGCCGCGCTGCGGCGGCTTCAGGGCATGTTTGCCTTTGCCCTGTGGGACCAGGCCGAAGAGCGATTGCTGCTGGCCCGGGATCCCCTGGGGGTGAAGCCTCTTTATTACGCCCGAGTCCAGAACGGTCTCTATTTTGCATCGGAAATGAAGTCCATCCTGTGCTGCCCCGAAGTTTCCCGGGAGATGGATTCGGAGGGGCTGGAGGACTACCTCACCTTTCTTTACACCGTGCCACCTCGAACGATTTATCGCGATATTTGTCAGCTTCCGGCGGGCCATTGCGCCACGTGGCGTTCGGGCGAGTGGCGGGAGCGGCGCTACTGGCACTGGCCCATGAGCATGCCCGAGGCCGACGAAGCCGCTTGGCTGGAGCGATTGGGATCGCACCTGGAAACCCACATGCCGCACTATGCGGAGGCCGACGTGCCCGTCGGCGCGCTGCTCAGCGGCGGACTGGATTCCGCCTGCATTGTGGCGCAACTCGCGCGCACGACTTCTCCCCAGACATTTTCTATCGGCTTCGGCGCGGAGGGCGGGCGGCTGGACGAGACACAGGCGGCGCGAGCGTCGGCGCGGCACTTTGGTTCGACCCATCGCGAGCTGCGCGCCGAGGCCGATGTCGCCGCGCTGCTACCTGCGATGGTGCGTCACTTCGACGAACCCTTCGGCAATCCGACCGCGCTGCTCACGTATGTACTCGCCGAAGAAGTGCGGAAGTACGTTACCGTGGTGCTGTCCGGCGACGGCGGCGACGAGGTCTTCGGCGGCTATCGACGCTATCAGGGCATTGCGTTGTCGGATCGACTGGCTTGGGCGCCGCGCGCGATCTGGCGGGGCAGCGCCGCATTAATGAGTCTATTCCCATCGGGCACAAGTAGTCCCGCGAGTATTCGACGTCTCCAGGGCTTCGTGACGGCGCAGGGCCGCGATCCCGTTGCGCGATATGCGGCGTGGACCGTCTATCATGACCGGGCATCGCTCGACGGGCTTTATGCGCCCGAATTGCGGCGGCAACTCGCCGGGCGCGATCCCCTGGCGCATCTTCGCGCGCTGGCGACGGAGTCGGCCTCGCTCGGCCCGGTGAATCAGGCCATGTACCTCGATCTGAACACTTTCTTGCCGAACAACGTGCTGCGCTATGGTGACCGCATGAGCATGGCTCACGGCTTGGAGTTGCGTGTTCCCCTGGCCGATCCCGTGCTTGCATCTACATTTCTGTCGATGCCTGTACGTTTCAAAGTCGACGGAGGTACAACGAAGGTGCTGCTGCGCGAGCACCTCAAAGGCCGCGTGCCCGACGGGGTGATAACGCGGCCAAAGCTCGGCTTGAATCCCCCCATGGGTGCCTGGCTCAACGACGCATTGCGCCCGATACTGGAGGACCATCTGTCGGAGGCTTGCTTGAAGCAGCGCGGCTGTTTCGCGCCCGCGGCGGTGGCAAAATTGATGGAGGAGCATCGGCGCGGTTGGCGGGATCACACTTGGCGCTTGTGGTCGCTGATTGTGTTTGAAGAATGGCGCCGGGCCTATATGGACTGA
- a CDS encoding glycosyltransferase family 2 protein, which translates to MNKLIIQIPCYNEECALPVTLQELPREVPGFDVVEWLVIDDGSTDDTVQVARDHGVDHILRLSVHRGLARAFTAGLDYAIKAGADVIVNTDADNQYNATDIPVLVLPILEGTAEFVVGARPIDTIQHFSVTKKVLQRLGSWVVRVASGTDIPDAPSGFRAMTRDVAMGLNVFDSYTYTLETVIQAGRKNMAITSVPIRTNRDLRPSRLMRSPAHYIGKSIVTTIRIFMTYRPFRFFVIPGMILFVLALVPSLRYVWLHVTGHGGGNIQSLIAAAVMFSGSFVLVVAGFLAELIGVNRQLLEDLRWRMREREYQEHRARKGK; encoded by the coding sequence ATGAACAAACTGATCATCCAGATACCGTGCTACAACGAAGAATGCGCCCTGCCCGTCACGCTTCAGGAGCTCCCACGGGAGGTCCCTGGATTCGACGTGGTGGAGTGGCTCGTTATCGACGATGGATCGACCGACGACACGGTGCAGGTCGCGCGCGACCATGGGGTCGACCATATCCTGCGCTTGAGCGTCCATCGCGGGCTGGCGAGGGCTTTCACGGCGGGGCTGGACTATGCCATCAAGGCGGGGGCCGACGTGATCGTCAATACCGACGCCGACAACCAATACAACGCGACGGACATCCCCGTGCTGGTGTTGCCCATACTGGAAGGCACGGCGGAATTCGTGGTGGGCGCGCGCCCCATCGACACTATTCAGCATTTCTCCGTCACGAAGAAGGTGTTGCAACGACTCGGGTCATGGGTTGTGCGCGTGGCGAGTGGCACGGACATTCCCGACGCGCCGAGCGGCTTTCGCGCCATGACGCGCGACGTGGCCATGGGCCTGAACGTCTTCGACAGCTATACCTACACGCTGGAGACCGTAATACAGGCCGGGCGAAAGAACATGGCCATCACCTCGGTGCCGATTCGTACCAATCGTGATCTGCGCCCCTCGCGACTGATGAGGAGTCCGGCGCATTACATTGGCAAGTCCATCGTGACGACGATCCGCATCTTTATGACCTACCGCCCCTTTCGGTTCTTTGTGATTCCGGGGATGATTCTGTTTGTGCTGGCGCTGGTCCCGAGTCTGCGCTATGTCTGGCTTCACGTCACTGGACACGGTGGCGGCAATATTCAGTCGCTTATCGCGGCGGCGGTCATGTTTTCGGGCAGCTTCGTGCTGGTCGTGGCTGGATTCCTGGCGGAGCTAATCGGCGTGAACCGGCAACTGCTCGAAGATCTCCGCTGGCGCATGCGCGAGCGCGAGTATCAGGAGCACCGCGCGCGCAAGGGGAAGTAG